From one Streptomyces sp. SCSIO 30461 genomic stretch:
- a CDS encoding maltokinase N-terminal cap-like domain-containing protein → MSEAASTRTPVALLPSLTPLLHQWLPRQRWFAGKGRPVAGFSLVSAAELLPVDSTNPGLLHLLIRVQHPGPAGGKAAGRESADCYQLLLGVRTTLPPHLASALIGRLGEGPLTGRTVYEGLHDPRLAGLLLERLRTPGRFGTLRFDQAVPVVGGLPARILDAEQSNSSLVYGDSYILKIFRRVYPGINPDLELPLALARAGCERVPAPVAWYESATPEPATLGVLQPYLRGSQDGWQLALKALAADRDFTDEAQALGRATAEVHTALAAALPVMTLSRAQTWHLATAMNERLDAAVRAVPALLPYARGLRDAFDAIDKAELCRGGHAQRIHGDLHLGQTLRTPDGLWSVIDFEGEPARPPAERRRMQPPVRDIAGILRSFDYAARSHRPWNPAWAARCRAAYCEGYAEACGTDPRAEPELLRAYETDKAVYEVVYEARHRPDWLPVPMAAIERLAGPGQ, encoded by the coding sequence ATGTCGGAGGCTGCATCCACCCGGACCCCCGTGGCTCTGCTTCCCTCACTCACCCCCCTGCTCCACCAGTGGCTGCCCCGGCAGCGCTGGTTCGCGGGCAAGGGGCGCCCCGTCGCCGGCTTCTCACTGGTGTCGGCCGCCGAGCTGCTGCCGGTCGACTCCACGAACCCCGGCCTGCTTCATCTGCTGATCCGCGTCCAGCACCCCGGGCCCGCGGGCGGCAAGGCAGCGGGGCGTGAGAGCGCCGACTGCTACCAGCTGCTGCTCGGGGTGCGGACGACCCTGCCGCCCCATCTCGCGTCCGCGCTGATCGGCCGACTGGGTGAGGGCCCGCTGACCGGCCGCACCGTCTACGAGGGGCTGCACGACCCTCGGCTCGCCGGACTGCTGCTGGAACGGTTGCGCACTCCCGGCCGGTTCGGCACACTCCGCTTCGACCAGGCGGTGCCGGTGGTCGGCGGCCTGCCCGCCCGGATCCTGGACGCCGAGCAGTCCAACTCATCGCTCGTGTACGGAGATTCGTACATCCTCAAGATCTTCCGTCGAGTGTATCCGGGCATCAACCCGGATCTGGAACTGCCGCTCGCCCTCGCCCGCGCGGGCTGCGAGCGGGTGCCCGCGCCCGTCGCCTGGTACGAGTCGGCGACACCGGAGCCCGCGACACTCGGGGTGCTCCAGCCCTATCTGCGCGGCTCGCAGGACGGCTGGCAGCTCGCCCTGAAGGCGCTGGCCGCCGACCGCGACTTCACCGACGAGGCCCAGGCACTGGGCCGGGCCACCGCCGAAGTACACACCGCCCTGGCCGCGGCACTGCCGGTGATGACCCTGAGCCGGGCCCAGACCTGGCACCTGGCGACGGCGATGAACGAACGGCTCGACGCGGCGGTACGCGCGGTGCCCGCACTGCTGCCGTACGCGCGCGGGCTGCGTGACGCCTTCGACGCGATCGACAAGGCCGAGCTCTGCCGCGGCGGACACGCCCAACGCATCCACGGCGACCTGCACCTGGGCCAGACCCTGCGCACCCCCGACGGGCTCTGGTCGGTGATCGACTTCGAAGGCGAACCGGCCCGCCCGCCCGCCGAGCGCCGCCGGATGCAGCCGCCTGTCCGCGACATCGCCGGGATACTGCGCTCCTTCGACTACGCGGCCCGCTCGCACCGCCCCTGGAACCCGGCATGGGCGGCCCGCTGCCGCGCGGCCTACTGCGAGGGCTACGCGGAAGCGTGCGGCACCGACCCCCGGGCGGAGCCCGAGCTACTGCGGGCCTACGAGACGGACAAAGCGGTGTACGAGGTCGTGTACGAGGCCCGCCACCGGCCGGACTGGCTACCGGTCCCCATGGCGGCGATCGAACGGCTGGCCGGACCGGGGCAATGA
- the treS gene encoding maltose alpha-D-glucosyltransferase, which produces MIVNEPVHDLFEDTPAKDRDPDWFKRAVFYEVLVRSFHDSNGDGIGDLKGITGKLDYLQWLGVDCLWLPPFFKSPLRDGGYDVADYTSVLPDFGDLADFVEFVDAAHQRGMRVIIDFVMNHTSDQHPWFLESRKYPDGPYGDYYVWADDDKQYQDARIIFIDTETSNWTFDPVRKQYYWHRFFSHQPDLNYENPAVQDEIMAALRFWLDLGIDGFRLDAVPYLYQEEGTNCENLPATHEFLKRVRKEIDAHYPDTVLLAEANQWPEDVVDYFGDYSAGGDECHMAFHFPVMPRIFMAVRRESRYPVSEILAKTPEIPDNCQWGIFLRNHDELTLEMVTDEERDYMYAEYAKDPRMRANIGIRRRLAPLLDNDRNQIELFTALLLSLPGSPILYYGDEIGMGDNIWLGDRDAVRTPMQWTPDRNAGFSSCDPGRLYLPTIMDPVYGYQVTNVEASMASPSSLLHWTRRMIEIRKQNPAFGLGSYTELPSSNPAVLAFLREMPATDRGGDDLVLCVNNFSRFAQPTELDLRRYNGRHPVELIGGVRFPAIGEWPYLLTLAGHGFYWFRLRKEPAKEPLKAVPALSGEPEGQAEAPDAVVKGTMPKQA; this is translated from the coding sequence ATGATCGTCAACGAGCCCGTCCACGACCTCTTCGAGGACACCCCCGCGAAGGACCGGGACCCCGACTGGTTCAAACGCGCCGTGTTCTACGAGGTGCTCGTACGGTCCTTCCACGACAGCAACGGCGACGGCATCGGCGACCTCAAGGGCATCACCGGCAAGCTGGACTACCTCCAGTGGCTGGGCGTCGACTGCCTGTGGCTCCCGCCGTTCTTCAAGTCCCCCCTGCGCGACGGCGGTTACGACGTCGCCGACTACACGTCCGTGCTCCCCGACTTCGGCGACCTCGCCGACTTCGTGGAGTTCGTGGACGCCGCGCACCAGCGCGGGATGCGGGTCATCATCGACTTCGTCATGAACCACACCAGCGACCAGCACCCGTGGTTCCTCGAGTCGCGCAAATACCCGGATGGCCCGTACGGGGACTACTACGTCTGGGCGGACGACGACAAGCAGTACCAGGACGCCCGGATCATCTTCATCGACACCGAGACCTCCAACTGGACCTTCGACCCGGTCCGCAAGCAGTACTACTGGCACCGCTTCTTCTCCCACCAGCCGGACCTCAACTACGAGAACCCCGCCGTCCAGGACGAGATCATGGCGGCCCTGCGTTTCTGGCTCGACCTCGGCATCGACGGCTTCCGCCTCGATGCCGTGCCGTACCTCTACCAGGAGGAAGGCACCAACTGCGAGAACCTTCCGGCGACTCACGAGTTCCTGAAGCGGGTGCGCAAGGAGATCGACGCCCACTACCCGGACACGGTGCTGCTGGCGGAAGCCAACCAGTGGCCCGAGGACGTGGTCGACTACTTCGGGGACTACTCGGCGGGCGGCGACGAATGCCATATGGCGTTCCACTTCCCTGTGATGCCGCGGATCTTCATGGCGGTGCGGCGGGAGTCGCGCTATCCGGTCTCCGAGATCCTGGCCAAGACCCCCGAGATCCCGGACAACTGCCAGTGGGGCATCTTCCTGCGCAACCACGACGAACTCACCCTCGAAATGGTCACCGACGAAGAGCGCGACTACATGTACGCGGAGTACGCCAAGGACCCGCGGATGCGCGCCAACATCGGGATCAGGCGCCGGCTCGCCCCGCTGCTGGACAACGACCGCAATCAGATCGAGCTGTTCACCGCCCTGCTGCTGTCACTGCCCGGTTCGCCGATCCTCTACTACGGCGACGAGATCGGGATGGGCGACAACATCTGGCTCGGCGACCGGGACGCGGTGCGCACCCCGATGCAGTGGACACCGGACCGCAACGCCGGATTCTCCTCCTGCGATCCCGGCCGACTGTATCTGCCGACCATCATGGACCCGGTCTACGGCTACCAGGTGACCAATGTCGAGGCGTCGATGGCCTCGCCGTCGTCACTGCTGCACTGGACCCGGCGGATGATCGAGATCCGCAAGCAGAACCCGGCCTTCGGACTCGGCTCCTACACCGAGCTGCCCTCGTCCAACCCCGCCGTACTGGCCTTCCTGCGGGAGATGCCGGCCACCGACAGGGGCGGTGACGACCTGGTGCTGTGCGTCAACAACTTCTCGCGGTTCGCCCAGCCCACGGAGCTGGACCTGCGGCGCTACAACGGCCGCCATCCGGTGGAGCTGATCGGCGGGGTGCGCTTCCCCGCGATCGGCGAGTGGCCCTATCTGCTGACCCTGGCCGGACACGGCTTCTACTGGTTCCGGCTGCGCAAGGAGCCCGCGAAGGAGCCGCTGAAGGCCGTGCCGGCGCTCTCGGGGGAACCCGAGGGCCAGGCCGAGGCCCCGGATGCGGTTGTCAAGGGAACCATGCCGAAGCAGGCGTGA
- a CDS encoding M4 family metallopeptidase: MPRRRRATATGALLATAAMLAVGIQTGSATAADEQAAAANQTLARNTGALPAQLTPAQRAELISKATATTAATAKELGLTAQEKLVVRDVTQDRDGTVHTRYERTYAGLPVLGGDLVVAETKAGATRSVSRASQSALKNIATTADVAPATAKKQAVAAARAEGSKSTSAQSAPRKVVWMAQGTPTLAYETVVGGLQHDGTPNELHVVTDAATGKKLYEWQAVNTGTGNTQYSGQVTLGTAPSYTLTDTTRGNHKTNNLNRGTSGTGTLFSGSDDIWGDGTASNAETAGADAHFGAALTWDYYKNVQGRSGIKGDGVGAYSRVHYGNNYVNAFWSDSCFCMTYGDGSGNAKPLTSIDVAAHEMTHGVTANTAKLIYSGESGGLNEATSDIFAAAVEFYANNAQDKGDYLVGEKIDINGNGTPLRYMDKPSKDGASKDSWYSGIGGIDVHYSSGPANHWYYLLSEGSGAKTINGVNYDSPTSDGLPVTGIGRDKASLIWFKALTTKFTSSTNYAAARTGTIAVATELYGATSAETQAVTNAWAGINVGARYGGGDPGTGKVFENSANVNIPDLGTATSTVSVTGITGNAPSALKVDVDIVHTWRGDLVIDLVAPDGSTYRLKNSSGSDWADNVVATYTVNASSEVANGTWGLKVQDVARYDTGYINNFKLTFP; encoded by the coding sequence ATGCCCAGACGCCGTCGTGCAACCGCCACCGGCGCGCTGCTCGCCACCGCCGCCATGCTCGCCGTCGGAATCCAGACCGGTTCCGCCACCGCCGCCGACGAGCAGGCAGCAGCGGCCAACCAGACCCTGGCCCGCAACACCGGCGCCCTTCCCGCCCAACTCACCCCCGCCCAGCGGGCCGAGCTGATCAGCAAGGCCACCGCCACCACGGCGGCCACCGCCAAGGAACTGGGTCTCACCGCCCAGGAGAAGCTGGTCGTCCGCGATGTCACCCAGGACCGCGACGGCACCGTCCACACGCGGTACGAGCGCACCTACGCCGGTCTTCCGGTGCTCGGTGGCGACCTCGTGGTCGCGGAGACGAAGGCCGGGGCGACCAGGTCGGTCTCCAGGGCTTCCCAGTCGGCGCTCAAGAACATCGCCACCACCGCCGACGTCGCCCCGGCGACCGCCAAGAAGCAAGCGGTCGCAGCCGCCCGCGCCGAGGGCTCGAAGAGCACCTCCGCCCAGAGCGCCCCCCGCAAGGTGGTCTGGATGGCCCAGGGCACGCCGACGCTCGCCTACGAGACCGTCGTCGGCGGCCTCCAGCACGACGGCACCCCGAACGAGCTGCACGTGGTCACCGACGCCGCCACCGGCAAGAAGCTCTACGAGTGGCAGGCCGTCAACACCGGTACCGGCAACACGCAGTACAGCGGCCAGGTGACGCTGGGCACCGCGCCGTCGTACACGCTCACCGACACCACACGCGGCAACCACAAGACGAACAACCTGAACCGCGGCACGTCCGGCACCGGAACGCTGTTCTCCGGCAGCGACGACATCTGGGGCGACGGCACCGCATCGAACGCCGAGACCGCGGGCGCGGACGCCCACTTCGGCGCGGCGCTCACCTGGGACTACTACAAGAACGTGCAGGGCCGCAGCGGCATCAAGGGTGACGGCGTCGGCGCGTACTCCCGGGTCCACTACGGCAACAACTACGTCAACGCCTTCTGGTCCGACAGCTGCTTCTGCATGACCTACGGCGACGGCTCGGGCAACGCCAAGCCGCTGACGTCGATCGACGTGGCCGCGCACGAGATGACGCACGGCGTCACCGCCAACACCGCCAAGCTGATCTACAGCGGTGAGTCCGGCGGCCTCAACGAAGCGACGTCCGACATCTTCGCCGCCGCGGTCGAGTTCTACGCCAACAACGCCCAGGACAAGGGCGACTACCTCGTCGGCGAGAAGATCGACATCAACGGCAACGGCACCCCGCTGCGCTACATGGACAAGCCGAGCAAGGACGGAGCGTCCAAGGACTCGTGGTACTCGGGCATCGGCGGCATCGACGTCCACTACTCGTCCGGCCCGGCGAACCACTGGTACTACCTGCTCTCCGAGGGCAGCGGCGCCAAGACCATCAACGGCGTGAACTACGACTCGCCGACATCCGACGGCCTGCCGGTCACCGGTATCGGCCGCGACAAGGCGTCCCTGATCTGGTTCAAGGCGCTCACCACCAAGTTCACCTCCTCGACCAACTACGCCGCGGCGCGCACCGGCACCATAGCCGTCGCCACCGAGCTGTACGGCGCCACCAGCGCCGAGACGCAGGCCGTGACCAACGCCTGGGCCGGCATCAACGTCGGCGCCCGCTACGGCGGCGGCGACCCGGGCACCGGCAAGGTCTTCGAGAACTCCGCCAACGTGAACATCCCGGACCTGGGCACCGCCACGTCCACGGTCAGCGTCACCGGTATCACCGGCAACGCCCCGTCCGCTCTCAAGGTCGACGTCGACATCGTCCACACCTGGCGCGGTGACCTGGTCATCGACCTGGTGGCCCCGGACGGTTCGACCTACCGGCTGAAGAACTCCAGCGGCAGCGACTGGGCGGACAACGTGGTCGCCACCTACACGGTGAACGCGTCCAGCGAGGTCGCGAACGGCACCTGGGGCCTCAAGGTCCAGGATGTCGCCCGCTATGACACCGGGTACATCAACAACTTCAAGCTGACCTTCCCGTAG
- a CDS encoding alpha-1,4-glucan--maltose-1-phosphate maltosyltransferase, whose protein sequence is MIGRIPVLDVRPLVDLGRRPAKAVAGEAFQVSATVFREGHDAVAANVVLVDPHGRPGPWTPMRELAPGSDRWGADVTPVSEGRWTYAVEAWSDPLTTWRRHAGIKIPAGVDIELVLAEGAELHERAAAGVPKTDGREAVLGAADALRDERRGPGERLAAALAAEVTEVLSRHPLRELVSAGEPLPLQVERRRALFGSWYEFFPRSEGARPAEGEDGQLVSGTFRTAAQRLPAIAAMGFDVVYLPPIHPVGTTFRKGPNNSLNAGPGDVGVPWAIGSPEGGHDAVHPDLGTIEDFDAFVRCARELRLEVALDFALQCSPDHPWVEKHPEWFHHRPDGTIAYAENPPKKYQDIYPIAFDRDMEGLVRETVRVLRHWMAHGVRIFRVDNPHTKPVVFWESVIGQVNRTDPDVVFLAEAFTRPAMMHTLAAVGFQQSYTYFTWRNTKHELTEYLTELTGETAAYMRPNFFVNTPDILHAYLQEGGRPAFEARAVLAATLSPAWGVYAGYELCENTPLRPGCEEYLDSEKYQLRPRDWESAAREGRGIAPLITELNRIRRRHPALQQLRNLRFHHADNDAVIAYSKRSGSNTVLVVVNLDPHHTQEATVSFDMPELGLDWHEPVPVRDELTGETYHWGRTAYVRLEPGVTPAHIVVLRPSPPTGGSPTS, encoded by the coding sequence CTGATTGGCCGTATTCCCGTCCTGGACGTCCGCCCCCTCGTCGATCTCGGCAGAAGGCCCGCCAAGGCGGTGGCCGGGGAGGCCTTCCAGGTCTCCGCCACCGTCTTCCGGGAAGGCCATGACGCGGTCGCCGCCAATGTGGTCCTGGTGGACCCGCACGGACGGCCCGGGCCCTGGACGCCGATGCGTGAGCTGGCGCCCGGCAGCGACCGCTGGGGAGCCGATGTCACTCCCGTCAGCGAGGGCCGCTGGACGTACGCCGTCGAGGCGTGGAGCGATCCGCTGACCACCTGGCGGCGGCACGCGGGAATCAAGATCCCGGCCGGCGTCGACATCGAGCTGGTTCTCGCCGAGGGCGCCGAGCTGCACGAACGTGCCGCCGCCGGGGTGCCGAAGACGGACGGCCGGGAGGCGGTGCTCGGCGCGGCCGACGCACTGCGGGACGAGCGTCGTGGCCCCGGGGAGCGGCTCGCCGCCGCGCTCGCCGCCGAGGTCACCGAGGTGCTCTCCCGCCACCCGCTGCGCGAGCTGGTCAGCGCCGGCGAGCCGTTGCCGCTCCAGGTGGAGCGCCGGCGCGCGCTGTTCGGCTCGTGGTACGAGTTCTTCCCGCGCTCCGAGGGCGCGCGCCCGGCGGAAGGGGAGGACGGGCAGCTGGTCTCCGGCACTTTCCGGACAGCCGCCCAACGCCTTCCGGCCATTGCCGCGATGGGTTTCGACGTGGTCTACCTGCCACCCATCCACCCCGTCGGCACCACCTTCCGCAAGGGCCCCAACAACAGCCTGAACGCCGGCCCCGGCGATGTCGGGGTGCCCTGGGCGATCGGCTCCCCGGAAGGGGGCCATGACGCGGTGCACCCGGACCTCGGCACTATCGAGGACTTCGACGCCTTCGTGCGTTGTGCCAGGGAGCTGCGCCTTGAGGTCGCACTGGACTTCGCGCTCCAGTGCTCCCCCGACCACCCGTGGGTGGAGAAGCACCCCGAGTGGTTCCACCACCGCCCGGACGGCACCATCGCCTACGCCGAGAACCCTCCGAAGAAGTACCAGGACATCTACCCGATCGCCTTCGACCGCGACATGGAGGGACTGGTCAGGGAGACGGTGCGGGTGCTGCGGCACTGGATGGCACACGGAGTGCGGATCTTCCGGGTCGACAACCCGCACACCAAACCGGTGGTCTTCTGGGAGTCGGTGATCGGGCAGGTCAACCGCACCGACCCTGACGTCGTGTTCCTCGCCGAGGCTTTCACCCGCCCGGCGATGATGCACACCCTGGCCGCGGTGGGCTTCCAGCAGTCGTACACGTACTTCACCTGGCGCAACACCAAGCACGAGCTCACCGAGTACCTGACGGAGCTCACCGGCGAGACCGCCGCCTACATGCGCCCGAACTTCTTCGTGAACACCCCGGACATCCTGCACGCCTACCTCCAGGAGGGCGGCCGTCCCGCCTTCGAGGCGCGCGCGGTGCTCGCCGCGACCCTCTCCCCCGCCTGGGGCGTCTACGCGGGGTACGAGCTGTGCGAGAACACCCCACTGAGGCCGGGCTGTGAGGAGTACCTGGACTCGGAGAAGTACCAACTGCGCCCCAGGGACTGGGAATCGGCCGCACGTGAGGGCCGCGGCATCGCGCCCCTGATCACCGAGCTCAACCGGATCAGGCGCCGCCACCCCGCGCTCCAGCAACTACGCAATCTGCGCTTCCATCACGCCGACAACGACGCCGTGATCGCCTACAGCAAGCGATCCGGCTCGAACACCGTCCTGGTGGTCGTCAATCTCGACCCCCACCACACCCAGGAGGCAACGGTCTCGTTTGACATGCCGGAACTCGGCCTCGACTGGCACGAGCCCGTACCGGTGCGCGACGAGCTCACCGGCGAGACCTACCACTGGGGCAGGACCGCCTATGTGCGCCTTGAGCCGGGCGTCACGCCCGCGCACATCGTGGTCCTGCGACCGTCCCCGCCGACCGGAGGGTCACCCACATCATGA
- a CDS encoding DUF397 domain-containing protein: protein MTRTPPHVARVTAAAPDADGVHSGESGPRATILVQVLPASASAYALMGRMLTLMEFEDAPPTACTEAVHSGVRSYSDDNGGSCLEVLDGIPGAVPVRDSKVPDGPVLVVPAAARNAFVVGVVTGG from the coding sequence ATGACCCGCACCCCACCACACGTGGCGCGGGTGACCGCGGCCGCCCCCGATGCGGATGGAGTGCATTCCGGCGAAAGCGGTCCGAGAGCGACGATCCTGGTCCAGGTGCTTCCGGCCTCGGCGAGTGCGTATGCCCTGATGGGACGGATGCTGACCCTCATGGAGTTCGAGGACGCACCGCCGACCGCCTGTACGGAGGCCGTGCATTCGGGAGTCCGCAGCTACAGCGACGACAACGGCGGCAGCTGCCTCGAAGTCCTCGACGGTATTCCCGGTGCCGTTCCCGTGCGTGACAGCAAGGTCCCCGACGGCCCGGTGCTCGTCGTACCGGCCGCTGCCCGGAACGCGTTCGTCGTCGGCGTGGTCACCGGGGGCTGA
- the glgB gene encoding 1,4-alpha-glucan branching enzyme translates to MRPAAPDQPPATRQAATGSHGVRPAKPLSGADRERLLHGAHHDPHGLLGAHLTRIGVVIRVLRPYAESVTVLGKGLRAELHEEGDGFFSGVLPMRQVPEYSLQVRYGDDTLVEFADPYRFLPALGELDLHLIGEGRHEELWGALGAHPMTHQGVTGTRFTVWAPNARGVRLVADFNHWDGTAHPLRSLGSSGVWELFVPEVGEGALYKFDITRPDGSHTVRADPMARHTEVPPANASVVTSSRHTWGDGEWMARRGERPVHEAPFSVYEVHLASWRPGLTYRQLAEQLPAYVRDMGFTHVEFMPVAEHPFGGSWGYQVTGFYAPTARMGTPDDFRYLVDSLHQAGIGVIMDWVPAHFPRDDWALAEFDGRPLYEHTDPARASHPDWGTLEFDYGRKEVRNFLVANAVYWCEEFHIDGLRVDAVASMLYLDYSREYGQWSPNEHGGRENLDAVAFLQEMNATVYRRCPGVVTIAEESTAWDGVTRPTHHAGPAGFGGLGFGLKWNMGWMHDSLGYVTHEPVHRKYHHNEMTFSMVYAYSENYVLPISHDEVVHGKQALVSKMPGDWWQRRATHRAYLGFMWAHPGKQLLFMGQEFAQGAEWSHEHGPEWWLMDETYHSAGDHRGVRDLVRELNAVYGATPALWERDTLPEGFAWVDGGAAEDNVFAFLRFDAQGGPLLAVSNFSPVVRGDYRLGVPPAASAWAEVLNTDAARFGGSDVLNAEPLKPEQVGAHGRRTSIQLTLPPLATVWLKPA, encoded by the coding sequence ATTCGACCGGCCGCGCCCGACCAGCCGCCTGCCACCCGGCAGGCCGCGACGGGAAGCCACGGTGTGCGGCCCGCCAAGCCGCTGTCCGGCGCCGACCGCGAACGGCTGCTGCACGGCGCCCACCACGATCCTCACGGGCTGCTCGGCGCCCATCTGACCAGGATCGGGGTGGTGATCCGGGTCCTGCGCCCGTACGCCGAGTCGGTCACCGTGCTCGGCAAGGGTCTGCGGGCCGAGCTGCACGAGGAGGGTGACGGCTTCTTCTCGGGGGTGCTGCCGATGCGGCAGGTGCCCGAGTACTCGCTCCAGGTCAGGTACGGCGACGACACGCTTGTCGAGTTCGCCGACCCGTACCGCTTCCTCCCGGCGCTGGGCGAGCTGGATCTGCATCTGATCGGCGAGGGGCGGCACGAGGAGCTTTGGGGGGCGCTCGGCGCCCACCCGATGACCCACCAGGGTGTGACCGGCACCCGATTCACGGTGTGGGCTCCGAACGCCCGGGGCGTACGGCTCGTCGCGGACTTCAACCACTGGGACGGAACGGCCCACCCGCTGCGCTCACTCGGCTCGTCCGGGGTGTGGGAGCTGTTCGTACCGGAGGTGGGCGAGGGCGCCCTCTACAAGTTCGACATCACCCGACCCGACGGCTCGCACACCGTACGCGCCGACCCCATGGCCCGCCACACCGAGGTCCCGCCCGCGAACGCCTCCGTCGTGACCTCGTCCCGGCATACGTGGGGCGACGGGGAGTGGATGGCCCGGCGCGGTGAACGCCCTGTGCACGAAGCCCCGTTCTCCGTCTACGAGGTCCACCTGGCCTCCTGGCGCCCCGGTCTGACCTACCGCCAGCTGGCGGAGCAGCTTCCCGCCTATGTCAGGGACATGGGCTTCACTCATGTGGAGTTCATGCCGGTCGCCGAGCACCCCTTCGGGGGTTCCTGGGGATACCAGGTGACCGGCTTCTACGCCCCTACGGCCCGGATGGGCACCCCGGACGACTTCAGGTACCTGGTCGACTCCCTGCACCAGGCCGGCATCGGCGTGATCATGGACTGGGTCCCGGCGCACTTCCCCCGGGACGACTGGGCGCTGGCGGAGTTCGACGGGCGCCCGCTGTACGAGCACACGGACCCGGCCCGTGCCTCGCACCCCGACTGGGGCACGCTGGAGTTCGACTACGGCCGCAAGGAGGTACGCAACTTCCTGGTCGCCAACGCCGTGTACTGGTGCGAGGAGTTCCATATCGACGGGCTGCGGGTGGACGCCGTGGCCTCCATGCTCTACCTGGACTACTCGCGCGAGTACGGCCAGTGGAGCCCGAACGAGCACGGCGGGCGGGAGAACCTGGACGCGGTGGCCTTCCTCCAGGAGATGAACGCGACGGTCTACCGGCGCTGCCCCGGGGTGGTCACCATCGCCGAGGAGTCCACGGCCTGGGACGGCGTCACCCGGCCGACGCACCATGCGGGACCGGCCGGATTCGGCGGCCTCGGCTTCGGGCTGAAGTGGAACATGGGCTGGATGCACGACTCGCTCGGCTATGTCACGCACGAGCCGGTGCACCGCAAGTACCACCACAACGAGATGACCTTCTCCATGGTCTACGCGTACAGCGAGAACTACGTCCTGCCGATCTCGCATGACGAGGTGGTGCACGGCAAGCAGGCGCTGGTGTCGAAGATGCCCGGCGACTGGTGGCAGCGCCGGGCCACCCACCGTGCCTACCTGGGCTTCATGTGGGCTCATCCGGGCAAGCAACTGCTCTTCATGGGCCAGGAGTTCGCCCAAGGCGCCGAGTGGTCGCACGAACACGGCCCCGAGTGGTGGTTGATGGACGAGACCTACCACTCGGCCGGCGACCACCGGGGCGTGCGCGACCTGGTGCGCGAGCTGAACGCGGTGTACGGGGCGACCCCGGCGCTGTGGGAGCGGGACACCCTGCCCGAGGGCTTCGCATGGGTGGACGGGGGCGCCGCTGAGGACAATGTGTTCGCCTTCCTGCGCTTCGACGCGCAGGGGGGCCCGCTGCTCGCGGTGTCCAACTTCTCGCCCGTGGTCCGGGGCGACTACCGGCTGGGCGTGCCTCCCGCGGCCTCCGCCTGGGCCGAGGTGCTGAACACGGACGCGGCCCGCTTCGGCGGAAGCGACGTGCTCAACGCGGAGCCGCTGAAGCCCGAGCAGGTGGGCGCGCACGGGCGGCGCACCAGCATCCAGCTGACGCTGCCGCCGCTCGCGACGGTGTGGCTGAAGCCGGCCTGA